The genome window AAGCGGTATGTAAGTATTTTTCGAATGGATTTTGTATATAAACTACATCAGCATATAATGCTGCATTTCTTGCTAAAGTGTCTATATGGTTAATACGGCATAGGTCTCGAGAACATGGAAAAGTTCCTCCGCTTAGAGTGTTATTTGCTACAAAACTGAATTTAGAATCATGTTTTATGCTATTAGAACGTTGGATAATGCTTATTGCCGAGTCAATTACTGCATAAATTTTATCGTCACTCATTGTGGCAATAATTTTATTGCAATGCTTCGGCGTCCAAAGTTGCTGATAAAGTAAATCGAAAAGTTCTTTCATGATTATCAATAATGTTGGCCCAGAACCCGGACTCGTTTCCTGGTTCTGGGCCATTCGCACAAGAATAAACTTACATATTTCGCCGATACTGGCCGCCTACCTCAAACAGGGCGTTCGTAATCTGGCCTAGGGAGCAGAACTTCACGGTTTCCATCAGCTCCTCGAAGAGGTTGCCGTTGGCTACTGCCACTTGTTGCAGCTGCTTCAGGCGCTGCTCGGCGGTGCCTTGGTTGCGGGCGTGCAGGTTCTGGAGCATAGCTATTTGATACTGCTTTTCCTCCTCCGTGGCGCGGATTACCTCAGCCGGGATGACTGTGGGTGAGCCTTTGGAGGAGAGGAAGGTGTTCACGCCGATGATGGGGTACTCGCCAGTGTGCTTGAGCATCTCATAGTGCATGCTTTCTTCCTGAATCTTGCCGCGCTGGTACATGGTTTCCATGGCGCCCAGCACGCCGCCGCGCTCCGTGATGCGGTCAAACTCCAGCAGCACCGCTTCTTCCACTAGGTCAGTGAGTTCTTCGATGATGAAGGAGCCTTGCAGCGGGTTTTCGTTCTTGGCCAGGCCTAGCTCCCGATTGATGATGAGCTGAATGGCCATGGCCCGGCGCACCGATTCCTCGGTGGGCGTGGTAATGGCCTCATCGTAGGCGTTAGTGTGCAGGGAGTTGCAGTTATCGTAGATGGCGTAGAGGGCCTGCAACGTAGTGCGGATATCGTTGAAGTCGATTTCCTGGGCGTGCAAGCTCCGGCCGCTGGTCTGGATGTGGTACTTCAACATCTGCGAGCGGGCGTTGGCACCGTACTTCAGCTTCATGGCCTTAGCCCAGATGCGGCGCGCCACGCGGCCAATTACCGCGTACTCGGGGTCAATGCCGTTGGAGAAGAAGAACGACAGGTTGGGGGCAAAGTCGTTCACGTCCATGCCCCGGCTCACGTAGTACTCCACGAAGGTGAAGCCGTTGCTGAGGGTAAGGGCCAGCTGGGTAATGGGGTTGGCACCGGCCTCGGCAATGTGGTAGCCGGAAATTGACACCGAGTAGAAGTTGCGAACCTTCTCTTTGATGAAGTATTCCTGCACATCGCCCATGAGGCGCAGGGCAAACTCCGTGGAGAAGATGCAGGTGTTCTGGGCCTGGTCTTCCTTCAGGATGTCGGCCTGCACGGTGCCGCGCACCTGGCTGAGCGTGCGCACCTTGATGGTGGCGTACACGTCGGCGGGTAGCACCTGGTCGCCGGTTACGCCGAGCAGCATGAGGCCCAGGCCATCGTTGCCGGCGGGCAGCTCGCCTTGGTAGCTGGGGCGCGCTACCCCTTTCTCCTGATAGATGGCTTCAATCTTCTGGTTGACTTCGTCTTCTAGCCCGTGCTCCTTGATGTACAGCTCGCACTGCTGATCAATAGCGGCGTTCATGAAGAAGGCCGCCAGCTGCGCGGCCGGACCATTAATGGTCATCGACACGGAGGTAGTCGGGTTAGCCAAGTTGAAGCCGGAATACAGCTTCTTGGCATCGTCGAGGCAGGCGATGCTCACGCCGGCGTTACCGATTTTGCCGTAGATGTCGGGCCGGTGGTCGGGGTCTTCGCCGTAGAGCGTTACGGAGTCGAAGGCCGTGCTCAGGCGCTTGGCCGGCAGGCCGGCCGATACGTAGTGGAAGCGGCGGTTAGTGCGCTCGGGTCCACCTTCGCCGGCAAACATGCGGGTAGGGTCTTCGCCTTCGCGCTTGAAGGGAAACACGCCGGCCGTGTAGGGAAACTCGCCGGGCACGTTTTCCTGTAGCTGCCAGCGCAGCAAATCACCCCAGGCCGTGTAGCGCGGCAGGCTGACCTTGGGAATCTGCTGGTTCGAGAGGCTGGTAGTGTGGGTCTGGATGCGGATTTCCTTGTCGCGCACCTTGAAGATGAACTCGGGGGCTTTGTAAGCGGCTACCTTTTGCGGCCAGGTCTCCAGGAGTTTCCAGTTTTGGCCGTCCAGCCGGAGCTTGATTTCCTCGAAGGTGCTCTCCAGGCCGGCGACGAGGTTTCCTGATCCGGGGGCGTTGCTGCCGTTCCCAGCGCCAGATCCTCCACCGGCGGGGTTACTTCCGAGGCTTTGGACGGCTCCGATGGCTTGCCGGATTCCGTAGAGCTGCTGAGCGGTGTCAGACTGTTTTTGAACCCACTGGTCATATTGGCGGTTGGTTTCGGCTATTTCAGAAAGGTAACGCGTGCGGTGAGGCGGAATGATATAAATCTTCTCCGAATCCTCCTTGGTAGTCTCAAGCTGCGAGGCAAACGGCACGCCCGTCTTGGCTTCTACGGTGGCCAGCACAGCCCGGTACAGCCGGTTCATGCCGGGGTCGTTGAACTGGGAGGCGATGGTACCGAACACCGGCATCGAGTCCAGAGGCGTGTCCCAGAGCTGGTGGTTGCGCTGGAACTGCTTGCGCACGTCGCGCAGCGCATCGAGGGCGCCGCGCTTGTCGAACTTGTTGAGGGCAATGACGTCGGCAAAATCGAGCATGTCGATTTTCTCCAGCTGGGTAGCGGCGCCGTACTCCGGCGTCATCACGTACAGGCTGGCGTCGGAGTGCTCAATGATTTCCGTATCCGACTGGCCGATGCCGGAGGTTTCGAGGATAATCAGGTCGAAGTCGGCGGCGCGCACCACGTCCACGGCATCCTGCACATACTTGCTCAGGGCCAGGTTGCTCTGGCGCGTAGCCAGGCTGCGCATGTACACCCGCGGCGAGTTGATGGAGTTCATCCGGATACGGTCGCCTAGGAGGGCCCCGCCGGTTTTGCGCTTGCTGGGATCCACCGAAATGATGGCAATGGTTTTCTCCGGAAAGTCGAGCAGGAAGCGGCGCACCAGCTCGTCTACTAGGCTCGACTTACCCGCACCGCCCGTGCCCGTGATGCCCAGGATCGGGGCCTTCGAGGTGCCGACGGGGGTAGGGTCGAGGCGTTGATCATTGCCCGCTTCCGACTGCTGAAAATCAGCAATCAGCTGGCCTTTCACCCGCTCAAACTCCTGGGGGAAGTTTTCGGCGGCCGAAATCAGGCGGCCAATGCTGCGGGCGTCCTTCTCCTTTACGTGGCCAGCCTCGCCGTTAAGGTTCTGGCCGGTGGGGAAGTCCGACTTCTGGAGCAGGTCGTTGATCATGCCCTGCAGGCCCATGGCGCGGCCGTGGTCGGGGGAGTAGATGCGGGTGATGCCGTAGGCTTCTAGTTCCTCGATTTCGGTGGGCAGAATTACGCCGCCGCCGCCACCGAAGATTTTTACGTGCCCCGCGCCGCGCTCCTTGAGCAAGTCAAACATGTACTTGAAGTACTCGTTGTGGCCGCCCTGGTAGGAGGTAATGGCAATGGCCTGGGCGTCTTCCTGAATGGCGCAGTCCACGATTTCCTGCACCGAGCGGTTGTGGCCCAGGTGAATTACTTCGGCGCCGCTGCTCTGAATGATGCGGCGCATGATATTAATGGCGGCGTCGTGACCATCAAACAGGGCCGCCGCCGTCACGATGCGGATGTGGTTTTGGGGCTTATACGGAGCTACGGGAGCTGCTTGCATAGCGCGGAAGGTTTGGGTGGAATTTGGGGTAGCGAAGGTACGAAAAAAGCCCCGGCGGGGTGGGCCGGGGCTGGTTCAGCAGTCATAAGCAGCACAAGGGTGGCGTAGCTGACCGCTCAGGCCACCGCCGGCCTCACTCTTGCCAGCTCTGGACCTTCAGGTACATGCTAGGTTGCATGGGGAAAGTGGTCCACTGGGCCTGACTTTTGTTCCGGCTGAATACCCGGTGCAGTGGAGCCGGAAACACGGCCGGAATGCCAAAGAACCAGCGCTCCGCAGAAGGCGTGTCATTATCGAGCCACTGCAGAGCCAGGGCCACCGGTTGCTTTTTCTCGAGTTGCAAGTTGTAGGAGCGCAAATCCACTGAAATCCAGCCGGTGCGTTGGTCGCGCACCACAAATTGTACGTCATCAGGCAGCAGAGCCGTAGCCGGTTTGCCGTCGCGTACCGCATACAGCATCAGCCGGAACCGGACCGCCCGGAATGGGTTGCTTTCGATATACACGTTGAAACTATCCACGTAGCAGCTTCGGGCAGGGCGGAGAAAGGTGCCAAATTCCCGACCCCGCATATCGCGGGGGCCGGTGCTGTCCTGACTCATGCTGCTGATGCCCCAACGGGCCATACCGCTTTTGCCGGAGTGGCCTAGCACTTCCGGGCGTAGCTGCCGGTGCCGCACGGTTACTTCTCGCAATGCCTGCGCCCGGGGCCGCAGCTTCATCAGGGCCGCGTGTTGCTGTCGCAAAGCTGGTAGCGGTACCCGAACCGGCCAGTACCCTACGCAGGACACAACCACGGTATCCTGGGACGTCAGTTCCGGCGAGTCGGGGAAACTAAAGCGGCCTTGCGCATCGGTCACCGTTCCGAAAGGTTTATTCCGCACGCCCACGGAGGCAAACGGCATGGGCGTAGTCAGGGAATCGTGCAGCACGGTGCCGTGCAGCGCTTGGGCGTGTAGCCCGCAGGCCGGGAGCAGAAGGAGCAATACATTCCCCCAAAAGGTAAACCGCATACGAATTATTGGACGTTGGATAGGTACAGCTAGCAGAGCGTTGGGCAAGGGCAATGCGTTGCAAAGCGCATAAAAAAAGCCCCGGTGGGGTGGGCCGGGGCAGCTATAGAAGCACCCATGCAGCAGATGCAGGCGGCCGTGTTGTAGGCTTGAACTCCCGTGCGACGACCTTTGATAGCCGAGTGATAAGCTCGAACGCCCGCGCGACGACCTTTAACGGTCGCATGGCAGGCTGAGTTAAGTGCGTGACGCCCTTGAACGGTCGTGCAACAGTCTTTGCTAATTGCGTGATACGCTTAGTTGGATACACAGTAGGCTTACTGAAGGGCGCGACAGGCTTAAACCTGTAGGCCGCCTACCAGGAGCGGCTATCATTGCTTTGGGAGCCGTTGGAAATTCTACAAAAGAAGCTCAAAAGGGGTAGTAAGAGGCTTTTCGGAAAAGAAAAAACCAAAAACAGAAGTTAAGCTTCTTCGTCAAAGTCAGCAATAAAATCCCTGCCTCCTGTAGTGTTGAAGCTATTCAGCACTATCTCTAGGGCTTCTAGAGGTATATTCATTGACTCGAAGGCTTCAAAGCTTACCCGTTTCTGGTCATCGTGCCTAAATAGTTCTAGTAGTAGAATCGACTTGCTGCCAGTGTACTCAAATAACTGCCAACCAAGACCGTCTCGTGGATTTACGTCGCTCGCTAGTACTATACCGAACCGCCTATTCTCAATTGTAAAACCCATTGCTTATTAAAAAGGTCGATGGTTGAGCTAGTTACCGCAGCTCCGCCAGCCGCAGCCGGAACCCTGGCAGCACGGCTTCGCCGGATATCTCCTTCTCAAAGCCCTGCACGAGTTCCGGTTCCGGCTGGCCGGGGCGGTAGAGGTAGGCCGTTTCGGTTTCCGGTACAATGAGCCATGCCAATTGGGCACCGTTGCGGAGCCAGTCGAGCATTTTGGCCTGCAGGGTTTTTGTGGAGTCGGAGGACGATTTCAGCTCCACCACAAACTCCGGGCACACGGGGGCGAATTTGTCCTGCTGCTCGGTGGTCAGGGCGTTCCACTTGGCCGCTGAAACCCAGGAAGCATCTGGCGACAGTACGGAGCCATCAGGGAGAGTAAAACCGGTGTTGGAATCAAATACCTCGCCTTGTTGTGAATGCTGGGCATACCAGCTGTAGAGTTGCCCGGTAAGGCGTGCGTTACGTTTGCCGGAACGGCTGCCAGTAGGCGACATAAGTAGTATTTCGTGGTTGGCAGTACGCTCAATCCGCAAGTCGGAGTTCAACTGGCAAAAGTCGAAAAACTCGTCGTCCGACATATTGGCCAGCACCGGGCTGCGGAGCGTAATGACATCTTCAGTGATGGTAGGGCGCATAACGGATCTAGTGTAGACAAGCGGAAGATACGCAAAAACGGGGTGGCAGACCAGCTACGGTAGCTTTACTCCGTCAGCACCGTAAAGTACAGGCTGGGTTGCAGTTCGTGCAGGGTCCAGGCCGCC of Hymenobacter sublimis contains these proteins:
- a CDS encoding carboxypeptidase-like regulatory domain-containing protein, whose product is MLLLLPACGLHAQALHGTVLHDSLTTPMPFASVGVRNKPFGTVTDAQGRFSFPDSPELTSQDTVVVSCVGYWPVRVPLPALRQQHAALMKLRPRAQALREVTVRHRQLRPEVLGHSGKSGMARWGISSMSQDSTGPRDMRGREFGTFLRPARSCYVDSFNVYIESNPFRAVRFRLMLYAVRDGKPATALLPDDVQFVVRDQRTGWISVDLRSYNLQLEKKQPVALALQWLDNDTPSAERWFFGIPAVFPAPLHRVFSRNKSQAQWTTFPMQPSMYLKVQSWQE
- a CDS encoding Uma2 family endonuclease, which gives rise to MRPTITEDVITLRSPVLANMSDDEFFDFCQLNSDLRIERTANHEILLMSPTGSRSGKRNARLTGQLYSWYAQHSQQGEVFDSNTGFTLPDGSVLSPDASWVSAAKWNALTTEQQDKFAPVCPEFVVELKSSSDSTKTLQAKMLDWLRNGAQLAWLIVPETETAYLYRPGQPEPELVQGFEKEISGEAVLPGFRLRLAELR
- a CDS encoding methylmalonyl-CoA mutase family protein, translated to MQAAPVAPYKPQNHIRIVTAAALFDGHDAAINIMRRIIQSSGAEVIHLGHNRSVQEIVDCAIQEDAQAIAITSYQGGHNEYFKYMFDLLKERGAGHVKIFGGGGGVILPTEIEELEAYGITRIYSPDHGRAMGLQGMINDLLQKSDFPTGQNLNGEAGHVKEKDARSIGRLISAAENFPQEFERVKGQLIADFQQSEAGNDQRLDPTPVGTSKAPILGITGTGGAGKSSLVDELVRRFLLDFPEKTIAIISVDPSKRKTGGALLGDRIRMNSINSPRVYMRSLATRQSNLALSKYVQDAVDVVRAADFDLIILETSGIGQSDTEIIEHSDASLYVMTPEYGAATQLEKIDMLDFADVIALNKFDKRGALDALRDVRKQFQRNHQLWDTPLDSMPVFGTIASQFNDPGMNRLYRAVLATVEAKTGVPFASQLETTKEDSEKIYIIPPHRTRYLSEIAETNRQYDQWVQKQSDTAQQLYGIRQAIGAVQSLGSNPAGGGSGAGNGSNAPGSGNLVAGLESTFEEIKLRLDGQNWKLLETWPQKVAAYKAPEFIFKVRDKEIRIQTHTTSLSNQQIPKVSLPRYTAWGDLLRWQLQENVPGEFPYTAGVFPFKREGEDPTRMFAGEGGPERTNRRFHYVSAGLPAKRLSTAFDSVTLYGEDPDHRPDIYGKIGNAGVSIACLDDAKKLYSGFNLANPTTSVSMTINGPAAQLAAFFMNAAIDQQCELYIKEHGLEDEVNQKIEAIYQEKGVARPSYQGELPAGNDGLGLMLLGVTGDQVLPADVYATIKVRTLSQVRGTVQADILKEDQAQNTCIFSTEFALRLMGDVQEYFIKEKVRNFYSVSISGYHIAEAGANPITQLALTLSNGFTFVEYYVSRGMDVNDFAPNLSFFFSNGIDPEYAVIGRVARRIWAKAMKLKYGANARSQMLKYHIQTSGRSLHAQEIDFNDIRTTLQALYAIYDNCNSLHTNAYDEAITTPTEESVRRAMAIQLIINRELGLAKNENPLQGSFIIEELTDLVEEAVLLEFDRITERGGVLGAMETMYQRGKIQEESMHYEMLKHTGEYPIIGVNTFLSSKGSPTVIPAEVIRATEEEKQYQIAMLQNLHARNQGTAEQRLKQLQQVAVANGNLFEELMETVKFCSLGQITNALFEVGGQYRRNM